The Ignavibacteria bacterium genome contains the following window.
ATGTGGAATAATGGAACGCTAGGTTTTTTATTAAAGACCAAAATTATATCCGTAAGATTAAAAATAAACCCTATTCCTAATAAAATTGAGATAATCTTTAAACTTTTGTCGAGATATTTAAAATTTAAAATTGAAACGGTAAAAGGTATCAATATTAGTAACGAAATAATAAGAAAAATGTAATTCATTTGTCAGCTTATTTTTGATTTAATTCAGAATCAGACCAGCAATATGGCGGACAGGGCCAGACTCTTTCGAGAATTACTCCTTCGGTTAAATCTCGACCTTCCTCAGTAACCCCAACCAGTACGAGTTCAGGTTTACCATCATCTGACTCGGCGTAATAAATCCTAACTCCGACACAATTCTCCTGATCAAGTAATTTTTGAAGAGCTTCTTTCCCTACATAATGTGCCCTGACTTCATCACCTTTTAGTTTTGATTGAAAATTAGATGTAAGTTTTTTCGCTTCTTCAAGAGAAATTATGTGATCCTCTTTCCCGGTAAAGACTGCCATTATTGTACCTCCAATTTTTTTGTTAATATTTTTTATTTAATTCAATTTAAAAGTATAAATCCAATAAATTAAATTCAAAATCATGTGAATAGCATCTGGTATTATCTTTAAAAGAAACACAGGTCGAAAGAAAAAAATTTTCAAACGTATTTTTAATAAAGCCTTTTAATTTTAAGCGTTATAAAGAATAACTCTAAAAGCCGCCCCTCAAATTTCAATCAATCTTTTAAGTTCTCTTCGTGCTTGTCCAGAACAGCAAGTTCTGTTTGAAGAAATTCACGTATCTTTATTTCAAGATCGCGTTTAAGTTTTTCGAGCTCCTGAACTTTTTTCTTTGCATCAAAAATTAGTTCGTTAGCTTTCACTTCAGCTTCTTTTTTTAAGATTTCAGCTTCTCGTTTTGCATCGAGAACATTCTGTTCATAAAATTTTATTTTTTCATCAGCCCTAACCAGTTCTTTTGAAAGAAAAATATTTTGCCAGATTAATACTCCCAATACACCAAACATAGAAGCTAAACCAACTTTTAAAATTTGAAGCGCGACATTAGCAAGAGAAGCATTTTCGAATTGAAAGGAACCTGGTTTAATCAGAACAATGAGTGACGATATTAATGAGATTGCTAAAAATGTCAGAAAAACTATCCATAATGATTTCTTCAATCCAAATAAATATGAAATAATAAATCCCAGACATCCAGCGAAAAACATCACAACAAACCAATAACCAAATCCATAAGGATAAAAGGTGATTACTTTGGTCTCACCAAAATTGGCGAAAAAAATGATTGCAGCATAGAAAAATACTGCTAACCAATAATAAAATGGTTTATTCATATTAAATTCTTTCAATGAGTTTTTTCATCAGCAAAGTCATTTTTGGTTCTGACTTGCTTGCAACTTCAATAACTTCTTCAACAGTCAATGGTTGAAGATTATCTGGATCGCATAAATCAGTTATGATGGTCATACCGAAACATTTCATTCCCATATGATTTGCAACAATATTTTCTGGAACAGTTGACATTCCAACTGCATCGGCACCAATTATTCTTAAAAATCTGTACTCAGCTCGTGTTTCCAAATTCGGACCTGTTAAAGCTACATAAACGCCTTTTCTAACTTTTATATTTTCTTCTTGAGCAATTTTTTCTGCAAGAGCAATCAATTCCTTTGAGTATGGTTCAGACATATCGGGAAATCTTGGACCAAGTTCCTCATCGTTTGGACCAATAAGAGGATTATCACCGAGCAGATTTATGTGATCTGTCATTATCATTAAGTCACCACGTTCAAATTCAGGATTTAATCCACCACCAGCATTTGAAATAAAGAGCGTTTCAACTCCAAGTCCAACTTTGTATGACATAACTCTAACAGGAAAAGTAATTTGCTGCATTGTGTAACCTTCGTAATAATGAAATCTACCCTGCATTGCTACAACTTCTTTTCCACCAATTCGACCAAAAATTAATTTGCCATGATGGGATTCAACCGTTGAAACAGGGAAATGCGGAATTTCTTCATAATCAATTACGACTTCCTGATCAATCTCTTTAACGAGTCCACCGAGACCGGTTCCTAAAATTATTCCTATTTTTGGTCTCATTTGAGTTTTTGTTCTGATGTAATTTACTGCTTCGTTTATTTTGTTTCTTAATTCTGTCATCATACAATCCTTGTAATTATTGATTCGACATCAATTGATTTATTTTTTTCTTCCTGTGATTGTTTTTGAGTTGTTTTGTTGTTTTCTGTCAGGATATTTAGTAATTGAATTTGTGCGTTGATAATTGCTTTGAGTCGAGTTATGAGAGTTCTTTTTCTCTCTTCGAGTTCCTGAACAGAATTTTGAATTGCTCTGGCTTCTTCCTGTGCTTTATCAATTATCTGTTTTGCTTTTAGTTCAGCTTCTTTAATCAGCAAAACTGCCTGTCTCTTTGATGCTTCCATTGCACGATTTGAAGTTTCTTGAGCTGCTAATAAAGTTTGTTGCAAACCCTTTTCTATCTGTTGATAATCTTGAAGTTTTTTTTGCAACTGAGTTACTTTTGCAGTCAACTCTTCATTTTGCTTTAATAATTGATCAAATTCATCGGCAATGATTTCAAGGAATGTATTGACTTCATCAGGGTCATAACCACGAATGTTTCGTTTGAATTCCTGTCGTTTTATACTGAGAGGTGTAATTTTCATTGCTTAATTCCTTTCTCCAAAAATTGCGGTTCCAATTCTAACAATTGTTGAACCTTCTTCAATTGCTATTTCAAAATCAGAAGTCATTCCCATAGAAAGTTCTCTCAAATCTATATTATCTGATTGAAAATGTGAATAGGTATCCCGCAGTTTTCTTAAAAGAGAAAAACAACGCCTTATTTCGGTTTCATCATCTGTCAAAGTTCCTATGGTCATCAATCCAATAAATTTAATGTTTTTTAGATTTTTAGCTTCATTCAGGAAATTTTCAAGTTCTTCAGGATTAAGGCCAAACTTCGTTTCTTCTTTTGCAGTGTGAATCTGAATCAATGCTTCGATTGATTTTTGTTTTTCACCAAATCGTTTGTTTACTTCTTGAGCTAATTTGAGGGA
Protein-coding sequences here:
- a CDS encoding purine-nucleoside phosphorylase, with the translated sequence MTELRNKINEAVNYIRTKTQMRPKIGIILGTGLGGLVKEIDQEVVIDYEEIPHFPVSTVESHHGKLIFGRIGGKEVVAMQGRFHYYEGYTMQQITFPVRVMSYKVGLGVETLFISNAGGGLNPEFERGDLMIMTDHINLLGDNPLIGPNDEELGPRFPDMSEPYSKELIALAEKIAQEENIKVRKGVYVALTGPNLETRAEYRFLRIIGADAVGMSTVPENIVANHMGMKCFGMTIITDLCDPDNLQPLTVEEVIEVASKSEPKMTLLMKKLIERI
- a CDS encoding DivIVA domain-containing protein, which translates into the protein MKITPLSIKRQEFKRNIRGYDPDEVNTFLEIIADEFDQLLKQNEELTAKVTQLQKKLQDYQQIEKGLQQTLLAAQETSNRAMEASKRQAVLLIKEAELKAKQIIDKAQEEARAIQNSVQELEERKRTLITRLKAIINAQIQLLNILTENNKTTQKQSQEEKNKSIDVESIITRIV
- a CDS encoding YggS family pyridoxal phosphate-dependent enzyme: MSPDLLRQNIEQVLERIEKAALKCGRKPQEIKLIAVTKTVDAETINLAFDFGLKDFGENRVQELLKKFDKVNPSASFHMIGHLQTNKVKYLIDKVESIHSIDSLKLAQEVNKRFGEKQKSIEALIQIHTAKEETKFGLNPEELENFLNEAKNLKNIKFIGLMTIGTLTDDETEIRRCFSLLRKLRDTYSHFQSDNIDLRELSMGMTSDFEIAIEEGSTIVRIGTAIFGERN